Proteins found in one Canis aureus isolate CA01 chromosome 19, VMU_Caureus_v.1.0, whole genome shotgun sequence genomic segment:
- the LOC144289377 gene encoding olfactory receptor 1M1-like: MESRNQSSASEFILLGLSENPEQETLLFALFLCMYVVMAMGNLSIILAISSDSHLHTPMYFFLANLSLVDFGLATNTVPKMLVNIQMKSKSISYPCCLTQMYFFHFFGIVDSVLIAVMAYDRFVAICHPLHYTTIMSPHLCGLLAGSPWVFSYFISLTHILLMVRLVFCGNNKILHYFCDLTPLLRLSCTDTSVNKIFVLIVAGMVIATPFICILASYARIIVAIMKVPSAGGRKKAFSTCSSHLSVVALLYGTTIGVYLCPSSVRTAVKEKASAVMYTAVTPMLNPFIYSLRNRDLKGALRKLFSKKIISSS; this comes from the coding sequence ATggaatcaaggaatcaatccagCGCATCCGAATTTATCCTCCTAGGACTTTCAGAAAATCCAGAGCAGGAGActcttctttttgctttgttcCTCTGCATGTATGTGGTCATGGCTATGGGAAACCTTTCAATCATCCTGGCCATCAGCTCAGACTCCCACCTTCATactcccatgtacttcttcctggcCAATCTCTCCTTGGTTGATTTTGGTCTGGCTACCAACACAGTCCCCAAGATGCTGGTGAACATCCAAATGAAAAGCAAGTCAATCTCCTATCCCTGCTGCCTGACCCAGATgtactttttccatttctttggcaTTGTTGATAGTGTCTTAATTGCTGTGATGGCTTATGACCGGTTTGTGGCTATATGTCACCCCTTACACTACACCACCATCATGAGCCCACACCTCTGTGGCCTGCTGGCCGGTAGCCCATGggtgttttcctattttatttcccTCACTCATATCCTCTTGATGGTGCGCTTGGTTTTCTGTGGGAACAACAAGATTCTTCACTACTTCTGTGACCTCACTCCTCTTCTCAGGCTTTCTTGCACTGATACATCTGTGAACAAGATCTTTGTGCTCATTGTGGCTGGGATGGTGATAGCCACACCATTCATCTGCATCCTGGCCTCCTATGCTCGCATCATTGTGGCCATCATGAAGGTCCCTTCTGCAGGGGGCAGGAAGAAAGCCTTTTCCACCTGCAGCTCCCATCTGTCTGTGGTTGCTCTCCTTTATGGGACCACCATTGGGGTCTATTTGTGTCCTTCCTCTGTGCGCACAGCTGTGAAGGAGAAAGCCTCTGCTGTGATGTACACTGCGGTCACCCCCATGCTGAACCCCTTTATCTATAGCCTGAGGAACAGAGATCTTAAGGGGGCCCTGAGGAAGCTTTTTAGTAAAAAGATAATTTCATCTTCCTGA